One Deltaproteobacteria bacterium genomic window carries:
- a CDS encoding DUF1800 domain-containing protein: MPITQADWSYNRAAHLLERAGFGGTPEEIDRLAAMPPEAAVNWVVQYQSFDNAQLPPFDESGIFDATIEPFPKSREDVVRIAREKGEAMGIKVKPGGDRPLQPIINRFFYWLRADVMEMHRGGQWWANRMLRTKRPLEEKLALFWHGHFATSDVKVRDYRKLMQQLALFHKHGNGNFRDLLIGVAKDPAMLVYLDAGENLKGKPNENFGREILELFTMGVGNYTEHDIREAARAFTGWTNDSLKFVVKPELHDDGEKTVLGKTGKFDGVEVIDIILSREVTARFIASKLYRHFVRDDISPEQSAKLGKILYDNKYEMKPLLTAIFLSRDFYSQPSYGTQIKSPVHLAISTYRKLGLTEVPGIPDFNTITENLGQELFHPPNVAGWEGGRSWVTPALLLARGNFAREVLFPDVVNFKAPDQYMPEQNRLVAVKVAQGIEITEATKEEAVDYSGGSMSMFNQMAGADEDYNTRYGSTHGWEEAFRRVKPIPRRAAQVNFTQMVTKAKLETPSAVVDYFTARLLRAPLAADDRQALIDFFTKELGTEKIQSAMTYLEEPVRLLVHAIMSTPEYQLG, translated from the coding sequence ATGCCCATTACCCAAGCCGATTGGAGTTACAATCGTGCGGCCCATCTCTTGGAACGTGCAGGCTTTGGCGGCACGCCTGAGGAAATCGACCGTTTGGCAGCAATGCCTCCTGAGGCTGCGGTGAATTGGGTGGTGCAGTATCAGAGCTTCGACAATGCCCAGCTCCCGCCTTTTGATGAGTCGGGAATTTTCGATGCAACGATCGAGCCTTTTCCGAAGAGTCGTGAGGATGTCGTCCGCATCGCGCGCGAAAAAGGCGAAGCGATGGGCATCAAGGTCAAACCAGGCGGAGACCGACCGCTGCAGCCGATCATCAATCGCTTCTTCTATTGGCTGCGTGCGGATGTGATGGAAATGCACCGCGGTGGGCAATGGTGGGCCAACCGTATGTTGCGCACCAAGCGCCCGCTCGAAGAGAAGCTTGCCCTCTTTTGGCACGGTCATTTCGCAACCTCTGATGTTAAAGTGCGCGATTATCGCAAGCTGATGCAACAGCTCGCACTGTTTCACAAACATGGTAATGGCAATTTTCGCGATCTGTTGATTGGTGTCGCCAAAGACCCAGCAATGCTGGTCTATCTCGACGCCGGAGAAAACCTCAAGGGGAAGCCCAACGAAAACTTTGGGCGTGAGATTCTCGAACTCTTCACTATGGGTGTGGGGAATTACACTGAGCATGACATTCGCGAAGCCGCACGGGCGTTCACTGGTTGGACCAACGACAGCCTCAAGTTTGTTGTGAAACCAGAGCTGCATGATGATGGCGAAAAAACCGTGCTGGGCAAGACCGGAAAATTCGATGGTGTCGAGGTCATCGATATCATTCTCTCACGCGAGGTGACCGCGCGATTCATTGCTAGCAAGCTCTACCGCCATTTTGTTCGTGATGACATTTCTCCTGAACAGTCTGCCAAACTCGGCAAGATTTTGTATGACAATAAGTATGAAATGAAGCCACTATTGACGGCAATCTTTTTGTCACGTGATTTTTATAGCCAGCCCTCGTATGGCACTCAGATTAAGAGCCCGGTGCATCTCGCCATTTCGACCTATCGTAAGTTAGGGTTGACGGAAGTCCCTGGCATCCCAGATTTCAACACCATCACCGAAAACCTCGGACAAGAATTGTTTCATCCGCCCAATGTCGCTGGTTGGGAAGGTGGGCGCAGTTGGGTCACGCCTGCGTTGTTGCTGGCGCGCGGGAACTTTGCGCGTGAGGTGCTCTTTCCTGATGTCGTAAACTTCAAAGCTCCTGATCAATATATGCCTGAGCAGAACCGCCTGGTGGCCGTCAAAGTGGCGCAGGGTATCGAGATTACCGAGGCGACCAAAGAAGAGGCGGTCGACTATTCGGGCGGCAGCATGTCGATGTTCAACCAGATGGCCGGTGCTGATGAAGATTACAACACTCGTTATGGCAGCACCCACGGCTGGGAAGAAGCCTTTCGTCGGGTTAAGCCAATTCCTCGGCGAGCCGCACAGGTCAATTTCACACAAATGGTGACCAAGGCGAAGCTGGAAACTCCTTCTGCGGTTGTTGATTATTTTACGGCGCGCCTGTTACGTGCACCGCTCGCGGCAGATGATCGGCAAGCATTGATCGACTTTTTCACCAAAGAGTTAGGTACTGAGAAGATTCAATCAGCAATGACCTATCTCGAAGAACCTGTACGTTTGCTCGTCCATGCCATCATGAGTACGCCTGAGTATCAGCTTGGGTAA